From the genome of Vicia villosa cultivar HV-30 ecotype Madison, WI linkage group LG2, Vvil1.0, whole genome shotgun sequence, one region includes:
- the LOC131645779 gene encoding uncharacterized protein LOC131645779 has translation MDLANKGHPVSHKQTDLANKGHSLSHKPRSHCHKVCTKLTERANKGHSQSHKPRSHRHKSRSERKFSKKHYSDSSDSSDSSETETSDSSDSSDNGYSSVSSHSSDSSVDKKLEGSVDKRILSLLKLADVLGYPYEEYRPALNGITDQMSRNDVLLIMGFQYLSGRQDRFDAATRMDETTDERRDEENQSSKKKRKKNSRGTDERRGKKNESSKKKRKKNSRGTDERRGKKNESYKKKRKKHSHGTDEKRGKKNESYKKKREKNSLGALERRGHKEEWD, from the exons ATGG ATCTTGCTAACAAGGGCCATCCCGTAAGCCATAAGCAAACAGATCTTGCTAACAAGGGCCATTCCCTAAGCCATAAGCCCCGTTCCCACTGCCATAAGGTCTGCACTAAATTAACAGAACGTGCTAACAAGGGCCATTCCCAAAGCCATAAGCCTCGTTCCCACCGCCATAAGAGTAGGTcagaaagaaaattttctaaaaaacaCTACTCAGATAGCTCGGATAGCTCCGATAGCTCGGAAACGGAAACCTCTGATAGCTCAGATAGTTCGGATAATGGTTATAGCTCAGTAAGCTCACACAGCTCAGATAGTTCAGTTGATAAGAAACTTGAAGGATCAGTTGACAAACGCATTTTATCACTGTTAAAATTAGCTGATGTACTGGGATATCCTTACGAAGAGTATAGGCCAGCCCTTAATGGCATAACTGACCAG ATGAGCCGGAACGATGTGTTACTTATAATGGGTTTTCAATATTTATCCGGCAGACAAGATCGATTTGATGCTGCAACTAGAATGGATGAAACAACAGATGAAAGAAGAGATGAGGAGAATCAGAGTtccaagaaaaagagaaagaagaacagCCGTGGAACTGATGAAAGAAGAGGCAAGAAAAATGAGAGTtccaagaaaaagagaaagaagaacagCCGTGGAACTGATGAAAGAAGAGGCAAGAAAAATGAGAGTtacaagaaaaagagaaagaaacacAGCCATGGAACTGATGAAAAAAGAGGCAAGAAAAATGAGAGTTAcaagaaaaagagagagaagaaCAGTCTTGGAGCTCTTGAAAGAAGAGGCCACAAAGAAGAATGGGATTGA